One genomic segment of Bifidobacterium breve DSM 20213 = JCM 1192 includes these proteins:
- a CDS encoding phosphoketolase yields MTSPVIGTPWKKLNAPVSEESLEGVDKYWRVANYLSIGQIYLRSNPLMKAPFTREDVKHRLVGHWGTTPGLNFLIGHINRFIADHGQNTVIIMGPGHGGPAGTSQSYLDGTYTETFPKITKDEAGLQKFFRQFSYPGGIPSHFAPETPGSIHEGGELGYALSHAYGAIMDNPSLFVPAIVGDGEAETGPLATGWQSNKLVNPRTDGIVLPILHLNGYKIANPTILSRISDEELHEFFHGMGYEPYEFVAGFDDEDHMSIHRRFAELWETIWDEICDIKAAAQTDNVHRPFYPMLIFRTPKGWTCPKYIDGKKTEGSWRAHQVPLASARDTEAHFEVLKNWLESYKPEELFDANGAVKDDVLAFMPKGELRIGANPNANGGVIRDDLKLPNLEDYEVKEVAEYGHGWGQLEATRTLGAYTRDIIRNNPRDFRIFGPDETASNRLQASYEVTNKQWDAGYISDEVDEHMHVSGQVVEQLSEHQMEGFLEAYLLTGRHGIWSSYESFVHVIDSMLNQHAKWLEATVREIPWRKPIASMNLLVSSHVWRQDHNGFSHQDPGVTSVLLNKCFHNDHVIGIYFATDANMLLAIAEKCYKSTNKINAIIAGKQPAATWLTLDEARAELAKGAAAWDWASTAKNNDEAEVVLAAAGDVPTQEIMAASDKLKELGVKFKVVNVADLLSLQSAKENDEALSDEEFADIFTADKPVLFAYHSYAHDVRGLIYDRPNHDNFNVHGYEEEGSTTTPYDMVRVNRIDRYELTAETLRMIDADKYADKIDELEKFRDEAFQFAVDKGYDHPDYTDWVYSGVNTDKKGAVTATAATAGDNE; encoded by the coding sequence ATGACGAGTCCTGTTATTGGCACCCCTTGGAAGAAGCTCAACGCTCCGGTTTCCGAGGAGTCCCTCGAAGGCGTTGACAAGTACTGGCGCGTTGCCAACTACCTTTCCATCGGCCAGATTTATCTGCGTTCCAACCCGCTGATGAAGGCTCCCTTCACCCGCGAAGATGTGAAGCACCGTCTGGTCGGCCACTGGGGCACTACCCCTGGCCTGAACTTCCTCATCGGCCACATCAACCGCTTCATCGCTGACCACGGCCAGAACACCGTGATCATCATGGGCCCGGGCCACGGTGGCCCGGCTGGTACCTCCCAGTCCTACCTGGACGGCACCTATACCGAGACCTTCCCGAAGATTACCAAGGATGAGGCTGGTCTGCAGAAGTTCTTCCGTCAGTTCTCCTACCCGGGCGGTATCCCGTCCCACTTCGCTCCGGAGACCCCGGGCTCCATCCACGAGGGTGGTGAGCTGGGCTACGCTCTGTCTCACGCTTACGGCGCCATCATGGACAACCCGAGCCTGTTCGTCCCGGCCATCGTCGGCGACGGCGAAGCTGAGACCGGCCCGCTGGCTACCGGCTGGCAGTCCAACAAGCTCGTGAACCCGCGCACCGACGGTATCGTGCTGCCGATCCTGCACCTCAACGGCTACAAGATCGCCAACCCGACCATCCTGTCCCGCATCTCCGACGAAGAGCTCCACGAGTTCTTCCACGGCATGGGTTACGAGCCCTACGAGTTCGTCGCTGGCTTCGACGATGAAGATCACATGTCCATCCACCGCCGCTTCGCCGAGCTGTGGGAGACCATCTGGGACGAGATCTGCGACATCAAGGCCGCCGCTCAGACCGACAACGTGCACCGTCCGTTCTACCCGATGCTGATCTTCCGCACCCCGAAGGGTTGGACCTGCCCGAAGTACATCGACGGCAAGAAGACCGAGGGCTCCTGGCGCGCTCACCAGGTGCCGTTGGCTTCCGCCCGCGACACCGAGGCCCACTTCGAGGTCCTCAAGAACTGGCTCGAGTCCTACAAGCCGGAAGAGCTGTTCGACGCCAACGGCGCTGTCAAGGACGACGTCCTTGCCTTCATGCCGAAGGGTGAGCTGCGTATCGGTGCCAACCCGAACGCCAACGGTGGTGTGATTCGCGACGACCTGAAGCTGCCGAACCTCGAGGACTACGAGGTCAAGGAAGTGGCTGAGTACGGCCACGGCTGGGGCCAGCTCGAGGCCACCCGTACCCTGGGTGCCTACACTCGTGACATCATCCGCAACAACCCGCGCGACTTCCGTATCTTCGGACCGGATGAGACCGCTTCCAACCGTCTGCAGGCTTCCTACGAGGTCACCAACAAGCAGTGGGATGCTGGCTACATCTCCGATGAGGTCGACGAGCACATGCACGTCTCCGGCCAGGTCGTCGAGCAGCTGTCCGAGCACCAGATGGAAGGCTTCCTCGAGGCCTACCTGCTGACCGGTCGTCACGGTATCTGGAGCTCCTACGAGTCCTTCGTCCACGTGATCGACTCCATGCTCAACCAGCACGCCAAGTGGCTTGAGGCTACCGTCCGCGAGATTCCGTGGCGCAAGCCGATCGCCTCCATGAACCTGCTGGTCTCCTCCCACGTTTGGCGTCAGGACCACAACGGCTTCTCCCACCAGGACCCGGGTGTCACCTCCGTCCTGCTGAACAAGTGCTTCCACAACGACCACGTCATCGGCATCTACTTCGCCACCGATGCGAACATGCTGCTGGCCATCGCCGAGAAGTGCTACAAGTCCACCAACAAGATCAACGCCATCATCGCCGGCAAGCAGCCCGCTGCCACCTGGCTGACCCTGGACGAGGCTCGTGCCGAGCTCGCCAAGGGTGCCGCCGCTTGGGATTGGGCTTCCACCGCCAAGAACAACGATGAGGCCGAGGTCGTGCTCGCCGCCGCTGGCGACGTCCCGACCCAGGAGATCATGGCTGCTTCTGACAAGCTGAAGGAACTGGGCGTCAAGTTCAAGGTTGTGAACGTTGCCGACCTGCTCTCTCTGCAGTCTGCCAAGGAGAACGACGAGGCTCTGAGCGACGAGGAGTTCGCTGACATCTTCACCGCCGACAAGCCGGTGCTGTTCGCATACCACTCCTACGCTCACGACGTGCGCGGTCTGATCTACGATCGTCCGAACCACGACAACTTCAACGTCCACGGCTACGAGGAGGAGGGCTCCACCACCACCCCGTACGACATGGTTCGCGTCAACCGCATCGACCGCTACGAGCTGACCGCCGAGACTCTGCGCATGATCGACGCCGACAAGTACGCCGACAAGATCGACGAGCTCGAGAAGTTCCGTGACGAGGCCTTCCAGTTCGCCGTCGACAAGGGCTACGACCACCCGGACTACACCGACTGGGTGTACTCCGGCGTGAACACCGACAAGAAGGGCGCCGTCACCGCCACTGCCGCCACCGCTGGCGACAACGAGTGA
- the rsfS gene encoding ribosome silencing factor: MPAVQDSINAIRVAAEAADRIKATDIVAFDVADLLGITDIMMIAGASNERQVLAVAEEIEKDLFLKCDGRQPRSREGLTEGQWILLDYGDFVIHVMHDEAREFYGLERLWKDCESIDLQFEHPESVAA; the protein is encoded by the coding sequence ATGCCCGCAGTACAGGATTCCATCAACGCCATCCGCGTGGCCGCCGAGGCGGCAGACCGTATCAAAGCCACTGATATCGTGGCTTTCGACGTTGCCGACCTGCTTGGCATCACCGACATCATGATGATTGCCGGTGCCTCGAACGAGCGTCAGGTGCTGGCCGTGGCCGAGGAAATCGAGAAGGATCTCTTCCTCAAGTGCGATGGCCGTCAGCCGCGTTCGCGCGAAGGTCTGACCGAGGGGCAGTGGATATTGCTGGACTATGGCGACTTCGTGATTCACGTCATGCATGATGAAGCCCGCGAATTCTACGGTCTTGAGCGTTTGTGGAAGGATTGCGAGAGCATCGATCTTCAGTTCGAGCATCCTGAAAGCGTGGCGGCATGA
- a CDS encoding histidine phosphatase family protein, whose amino-acid sequence MTAQHVRSIFLVRHGRTSYNAAHKLQGQVDIPLDAVGQWQVRQTAAALKDLYVDRRPETDERIIVCSDLSRAHATAQAFADVLDGAEVHDDPRVRERSFGDWDGHAVSELAERYPEDFRSWMEHRGGEMKYGAEAKEHVGERGVEALRDWSTRAGTDTDLFVFSHGAWIAQTLQTLLGITAVDPTFSTVISMRNAHWVRLVPMDEPDDTIRWRLMDYNHGPAVADTDEWERER is encoded by the coding sequence ATGACGGCTCAGCATGTTCGTTCCATATTTTTGGTTCGGCACGGACGTACGTCGTATAACGCGGCCCATAAGTTGCAAGGGCAGGTCGACATTCCGCTGGATGCCGTAGGCCAATGGCAGGTGCGTCAGACTGCTGCAGCGCTGAAGGACCTATACGTCGATCGCAGGCCGGAAACCGACGAACGCATCATCGTGTGTTCCGATCTGAGCCGTGCGCATGCCACCGCACAGGCTTTTGCAGATGTACTGGATGGCGCCGAAGTGCACGATGATCCTCGCGTACGCGAACGCAGTTTTGGCGATTGGGACGGTCATGCCGTATCCGAACTGGCTGAGCGATATCCTGAGGACTTCCGTTCCTGGATGGAGCATCGCGGCGGCGAGATGAAGTATGGCGCCGAGGCCAAAGAACATGTGGGGGAGCGTGGCGTCGAAGCCCTGCGTGACTGGTCCACGCGTGCCGGCACGGACACCGATCTCTTTGTGTTCTCCCATGGTGCGTGGATTGCACAGACGCTTCAGACGCTGCTGGGCATCACCGCAGTCGATCCCACTTTTTCGACGGTGATATCCATGCGCAATGCACACTGGGTGCGTTTGGTTCCCATGGATGAGCCTGATGACACGATTCGTTGGCGGCTCATGGACTATAACCACGGTCCAGCCGTCGCCGATACCGACGAGTGGGAACGGGAACGTTGA
- a CDS encoding MetQ/NlpA family ABC transporter substrate-binding protein translates to MTAATQPATPAAPNSNEPVRVNHTARNIIITIVVVAIIAVAAFFGYRAVAGANESSAKGSKDNPVKIGVVGATNPEWVKFKQNAEKAGIYVDIVDFQDYTSENPALDSDELDLNEFQHLLYLANYNVSNNKDLQPIGGTAIYPLGVYSTKVKDIKDIKQGDTVTIPNDETNQARAIGVLKAAGLVTLKGDWTAFSTPADIDEAKSKVKVTPLKAEQVATTLKDPTIAAGVINNDYVADAGLNPKDAIYQDDVESEEARPYINVWVARKTDVNNETYKKLVSIFQQKDVLDALQENSGGTAVFADKFSAKQLQGFLSDIEKDAKAQK, encoded by the coding sequence ATGACAGCAGCAACCCAGCCGGCAACTCCGGCCGCTCCCAACAGCAACGAACCGGTGCGCGTGAACCACACCGCCCGTAACATCATCATTACCATCGTGGTCGTGGCGATCATCGCCGTGGCCGCGTTCTTCGGCTACCGCGCGGTGGCCGGCGCTAACGAATCCAGCGCCAAGGGCAGCAAAGACAACCCGGTCAAGATCGGTGTGGTCGGTGCCACCAACCCGGAATGGGTCAAGTTCAAGCAGAATGCCGAAAAGGCCGGCATCTATGTCGATATCGTGGACTTCCAGGACTACACTTCCGAGAACCCGGCCCTTGATTCCGACGAGCTGGACCTCAACGAGTTCCAGCACCTGCTCTACCTCGCCAACTACAACGTGAGCAACAACAAGGATCTGCAGCCCATCGGTGGCACCGCCATCTACCCGCTCGGCGTGTACTCCACCAAGGTCAAGGACATCAAGGACATCAAGCAGGGCGACACCGTCACCATTCCGAACGATGAGACCAACCAGGCCCGCGCCATCGGCGTGCTCAAGGCAGCAGGTCTCGTCACGCTCAAGGGCGACTGGACCGCCTTCTCCACCCCGGCCGACATCGATGAAGCCAAGAGCAAGGTCAAGGTCACCCCGCTGAAGGCCGAACAGGTGGCCACCACCCTCAAGGATCCGACCATCGCCGCCGGTGTGATCAACAACGATTACGTGGCCGACGCGGGCCTCAACCCGAAAGACGCCATCTATCAGGATGACGTCGAATCCGAGGAAGCCCGCCCATACATCAACGTGTGGGTGGCCCGCAAGACGGACGTGAACAACGAGACCTACAAGAAGCTCGTCTCCATCTTCCAGCAGAAGGACGTGCTCGACGCCCTCCAGGAGAACTCCGGCGGCACCGCGGTGTTTGCCGACAAGTTCAGCGCCAAGCAGCTGCAGGGCTTCCTGTCCGACATCGAGAAGGACGCCAAGGCCCAGAAGTAA
- a CDS encoding helix-turn-helix domain-containing protein gives MTQAQLAEAVGLTEGAVRHYESGIRAVKPELLESIADTLGVSVNALKDYGVENAGDLMSLLVRLEDSFGIVPAADGAGLSLNPKAPHAPKAATAIRLWAEKRAQLENGEIDAREYEDWKASL, from the coding sequence ATGACGCAGGCGCAGCTCGCCGAGGCCGTCGGCCTGACCGAGGGGGCCGTGCGCCACTATGAGAGCGGCATCCGAGCCGTGAAGCCCGAGCTGCTCGAGTCCATCGCCGATACGCTCGGCGTGTCCGTGAACGCCCTCAAGGATTACGGCGTCGAGAACGCGGGCGACCTCATGTCGCTGCTCGTGCGGCTGGAGGACTCCTTCGGCATCGTGCCCGCAGCCGACGGCGCGGGGCTCTCCTTGAACCCCAAGGCTCCGCACGCGCCCAAAGCCGCGACGGCGATCAGGCTGTGGGCAGAGAAGCGCGCGCAGCTGGAGAACGGCGAGATCGACGCCCGAGAATACGAGGACTGGAAAGCCTCGCTGTAG
- a CDS encoding Cof-type HAD-IIB family hydrolase, protein MTTTDIKAVFFDIDGTLTSFVTHKVPDSTVEAIQRLQSAGIKVLICTGRAPSQMKVVLDTMPISFDGIVAFNGQYCFDEQGYLESQALDQSDIRVILDWLDQHPDVVCDFGEKDYVYFNHTNEALQQIWSGLGKTAPVKYFEDPHVRALTHETFQISPFIDPELEAELVGLCSNIRGVRWHPDFTDLIPADGGKPRGIQRFMKHYGITREQTMAFGDGGNDTDMLAYAGIGVAMGNATDEPKAAADYVTDDVDHDGVLHALLHFGVLHD, encoded by the coding sequence ATGACTACCACCGACATTAAAGCTGTGTTTTTCGACATCGACGGCACGCTCACGAGTTTCGTCACGCACAAGGTTCCCGATTCCACCGTTGAGGCTATTCAGCGGCTTCAATCAGCAGGCATCAAGGTGCTTATCTGCACCGGCCGCGCTCCTTCTCAGATGAAGGTGGTGCTGGACACCATGCCGATCTCATTCGACGGCATTGTGGCGTTCAATGGTCAATATTGTTTTGACGAACAGGGATATCTTGAATCACAGGCCTTGGATCAGTCTGATATCCGCGTGATTTTGGATTGGCTCGACCAGCATCCCGATGTGGTGTGTGATTTTGGTGAAAAGGATTACGTCTACTTCAACCATACCAACGAGGCATTGCAGCAGATCTGGAGCGGTCTTGGCAAAACCGCCCCCGTCAAATATTTCGAGGATCCTCATGTGCGGGCGTTGACGCATGAAACTTTCCAAATCAGCCCGTTCATCGACCCCGAGCTGGAGGCCGAACTGGTGGGACTGTGCAGCAACATACGCGGCGTGCGCTGGCACCCGGACTTCACCGATCTGATTCCCGCCGATGGTGGCAAACCGCGAGGCATTCAGCGTTTTATGAAGCATTACGGCATCACCCGCGAACAGACCATGGCCTTTGGCGACGGCGGCAACGACACGGACATGCTGGCCTATGCCGGAATCGGGGTCGCCATGGGCAACGCCACGGACGAGCCCAAGGCCGCTGCCGACTATGTCACGGATGATGTGGATCATGACGGCGTATTACACGCCTTGCTGCACTTCGGAGTGCTGCACGACTAA
- the glmU gene encoding bifunctional UDP-N-acetylglucosamine diphosphorylase/glucosamine-1-phosphate N-acetyltransferase GlmU translates to MALSAAIVLAAGEGTRMRSNKPKVLHTFAGKTFLNRVMNSVSALNPGTLAVVVHFQAERVSEAARSYDEHVTIVNQDDIPGTGRAVQCAMAQLAAQSELDGPVLIAASDMPLLDSETLRKLVEFHTASGNGATVLTTMLDDPTGYGRIIRDREGNVLRIVEQKDANRSELAVQEVNTSVYVFEASVLVEAIADLKSNNAQGEFYLTDALETAKSAGKVGAFAAPDPLTVEGVNDRVQLAALSKAYNRRICERWMRDGVTILDPETTWIEDDVEIGRDATILPGSFLQGHTVIGQEATVGPYTTLIDATVDDGAVVERSRVQESHIGARTNIGPWTYLRPGNEFGEDAKAGAFVEMKKAHIGNGTKVPHLSYVGDAQLGDHTNVGGGTITANYDGVHKNRTKIGSDCHIGAGNLLVAPVEVGNNVTSGAGSVIRHAVPDDTMVYSENTQHNVEGWKPAWER, encoded by the coding sequence ATGGCATTATCCGCAGCCATCGTTCTCGCTGCCGGTGAAGGCACCCGTATGCGTTCCAACAAGCCCAAAGTCCTGCACACCTTTGCGGGCAAGACCTTCCTCAACAGGGTCATGAATTCGGTCTCCGCGCTGAACCCCGGCACTCTTGCAGTAGTGGTGCACTTCCAAGCCGAGCGTGTCAGCGAAGCAGCCCGATCCTACGACGAGCACGTCACCATCGTGAACCAGGACGATATCCCCGGAACCGGCCGTGCCGTGCAGTGCGCGATGGCCCAGCTCGCCGCCCAGTCCGAACTTGACGGCCCGGTGCTAATCGCCGCCTCGGACATGCCGCTGCTGGATAGTGAGACGCTGCGCAAACTGGTCGAATTCCACACCGCATCCGGAAACGGCGCCACCGTGCTCACCACCATGCTTGATGATCCGACCGGCTACGGCCGCATCATCCGTGACCGTGAGGGCAACGTGCTGCGCATCGTCGAGCAGAAAGACGCCAACCGCAGCGAACTGGCCGTGCAGGAAGTGAACACCTCCGTCTATGTGTTCGAGGCCTCCGTGCTGGTCGAGGCCATCGCCGACCTCAAATCCAATAACGCCCAAGGCGAGTTCTATCTGACCGACGCGTTGGAGACCGCCAAGTCCGCAGGCAAGGTCGGCGCATTCGCCGCGCCAGATCCGCTCACCGTGGAAGGTGTGAACGACCGCGTGCAGCTTGCCGCGCTGTCCAAAGCCTATAACCGCCGCATCTGCGAACGCTGGATGCGCGATGGCGTGACCATTCTCGACCCGGAGACCACGTGGATTGAAGACGACGTGGAAATCGGTCGTGACGCCACCATCCTCCCCGGCTCCTTCCTGCAGGGCCACACGGTCATCGGACAGGAAGCTACAGTCGGCCCGTACACCACATTGATCGATGCGACGGTCGATGACGGTGCCGTGGTCGAGCGTTCCCGCGTGCAGGAATCCCACATCGGCGCGCGCACGAACATCGGACCGTGGACCTACCTGCGTCCGGGCAACGAATTCGGCGAGGACGCCAAGGCCGGTGCATTCGTCGAGATGAAGAAGGCTCACATCGGTAACGGCACCAAGGTGCCGCACCTGAGCTATGTGGGAGACGCCCAGCTTGGCGACCACACGAACGTCGGCGGCGGCACCATCACCGCCAACTATGACGGCGTGCACAAGAACCGTACCAAGATCGGCTCCGATTGCCACATCGGTGCAGGCAACCTGCTGGTGGCCCCGGTCGAAGTCGGCAATAATGTGACCTCCGGCGCCGGTTCCGTGATCCGTCACGCTGTTCCCGACGATACGATGGTCTACTCCGAAAACACGCAGCATAACGTCGAGGGCTGGAAGCCCGCTTGGGAGCGCTGA
- the istA gene encoding IS21 family transposase gives MTAPVCVRRRIRQLDRQGLSHRGISRKLGVSRTTVARYADHGDYSPKPLGSGHAGRSLVDAGYSAVVDGWPAADLRMPVKQRHTATRVYERLVAECGFTGSYSSVQRWVRRWRREHRMESDGFAELEWTPGSMQVDFGQAGAVIAGVERVARFLVASFPYSNMRRVVALPGETSECVCQGLLWIFERMGMAPRVVVFDNATGVGHRRPDGTAARTRLFSLFCAHHGFGPRFRDPCSGHEKGSVENAVGFAGRNLMVPMPSAGSFQTLTRVWLDACERVAGSDHCRHDVPVIELFEAEKDHMLPLPGVRFDPCDWRSVKTDKTGAATIDANRYPAGPKWRSMRLQAGARVFEIEPRGPDGETITTPERIWGHSAEPQADPASLLAIIARKPRIWGESPIGNDFPETVRALPDRMDARTRSDPLDDIRAVAADCGLAATVKAVETVTNAGRTVDRAAIGTCAKRILEGAGTEGGQDLKRYDKYMKEAE, from the coding sequence ATGACGGCACCGGTGTGTGTCCGACGGCGTATCAGGCAGCTCGACCGCCAGGGCCTGAGCCACAGGGGGATATCGCGGAAACTCGGCGTATCGCGCACGACCGTGGCCAGGTACGCCGACCACGGGGATTACTCTCCCAAGCCCCTTGGCTCGGGGCATGCGGGCAGGTCGCTGGTCGACGCGGGGTATTCGGCCGTCGTGGACGGGTGGCCGGCCGCGGATCTGCGCATGCCCGTCAAGCAGCGCCACACCGCGACGCGCGTGTACGAGCGGCTCGTGGCGGAGTGCGGGTTCACGGGCTCGTATTCGTCGGTGCAGCGCTGGGTCAGGCGCTGGCGGCGGGAGCATCGCATGGAGTCGGACGGCTTCGCCGAGTTGGAGTGGACGCCGGGCAGCATGCAGGTCGATTTCGGCCAGGCCGGGGCCGTGATCGCCGGAGTCGAACGCGTGGCGCGTTTCCTGGTGGCGTCGTTCCCGTATTCGAACATGCGCCGGGTGGTCGCCCTTCCCGGCGAGACCTCGGAGTGCGTGTGCCAGGGTCTGCTGTGGATCTTCGAGCGCATGGGCATGGCGCCCAGGGTGGTGGTGTTCGACAACGCCACCGGCGTGGGCCATCGCAGGCCGGACGGCACGGCCGCCCGGACCCGCTTGTTCTCCCTGTTCTGCGCGCATCACGGGTTCGGGCCCCGGTTCCGCGACCCGTGTTCCGGCCATGAGAAGGGAAGCGTGGAGAACGCCGTCGGCTTCGCGGGGCGCAACCTGATGGTGCCGATGCCGTCGGCCGGGAGCTTCCAAACGCTGACGCGCGTGTGGCTCGACGCGTGCGAACGCGTCGCCGGATCGGATCACTGCCGGCATGATGTTCCGGTGATCGAACTGTTCGAGGCGGAGAAGGACCACATGCTTCCATTGCCCGGCGTGCGGTTCGACCCGTGCGACTGGAGGAGCGTGAAAACCGACAAGACCGGCGCCGCCACGATCGACGCGAACCGGTATCCGGCCGGACCGAAATGGCGTTCCATGCGCCTGCAGGCCGGGGCGCGCGTCTTCGAGATCGAACCGCGGGGCCCCGACGGCGAAACGATCACCACGCCGGAGAGGATCTGGGGCCATTCGGCGGAACCCCAGGCGGATCCGGCGAGCCTGCTCGCGATCATCGCGCGAAAGCCCCGCATATGGGGCGAAAGCCCGATCGGGAACGATTTCCCCGAAACCGTGCGAGCCCTGCCCGACCGCATGGACGCACGCACGCGCTCCGATCCGCTCGACGACATCCGAGCCGTTGCCGCCGACTGCGGGCTCGCCGCCACGGTCAAAGCGGTGGAGACCGTCACCAACGCGGGACGGACCGTCGACCGCGCGGCGATCGGCACATGCGCCAAACGCATCCTCGAGGGTGCGGGAACCGAAGGCGGGCAGGATCTGAAGCGTTACGACAAATACATGAAGGAGGCCGAATGA
- the guaA gene encoding glutamine-hydrolyzing GMP synthase has product MANGPVLVVDFGAQYAQLIARRVREAGVYSELVPHSMPVDEILAKDPKAIILSGGPASVFEPGAPTIDTKVFESGVPVLGICYGFQVMAYELGGKVDKAALGEYGKTEAAIDDAEGILADSPAEQTTWMSHGVAVEQAPAGFTVLAHTEGAPVAAMADESRKLYGVQWHPEVKHSPLGQKLIENFLHRCAALPNDWDASSIIEDQVKKIREKVGDAEVICGLSGGVDSAVAAALVHKAIGDQLTCVFVDHGLLRKGEVEQVKHDFVAATGIKLITVDAADDFLKALKGVSEPERKRKIIGEKFIRTFEKAQRQVLEEAGARGKEVKFLVQGTLYPDVVESGGGDGAANIKSHHNVGGLPKDIKFQLIEPLRTLFKDEVRAIGTELGLPDEIVWRQPFPGPGLGIRIIGEITKERLDLLREADAIAREELSKAGLDRDIWQCPVVLLADVHSVGVQGDERTYGSPIVLRPVSSEDAMTADWSRVPYDVLATISTRITNECRQINRVVLDCTSKPPATIEWE; this is encoded by the coding sequence ATGGCAAACGGTCCTGTGCTTGTCGTCGACTTCGGCGCCCAGTACGCCCAGCTCATCGCCCGCCGCGTACGCGAGGCCGGCGTCTACTCTGAACTGGTCCCTCATTCCATGCCCGTTGACGAGATCCTGGCCAAGGATCCGAAGGCGATTATTCTGTCCGGTGGCCCGGCCTCCGTATTCGAGCCCGGTGCTCCGACCATAGATACTAAGGTATTCGAGTCCGGTGTTCCGGTGCTCGGCATCTGCTACGGCTTCCAGGTCATGGCCTACGAGCTCGGCGGCAAGGTGGATAAGGCCGCCCTGGGCGAATATGGCAAGACCGAGGCCGCGATTGATGATGCCGAGGGCATTCTTGCCGACTCCCCCGCCGAACAGACCACGTGGATGAGCCATGGCGTGGCCGTTGAGCAGGCTCCGGCAGGCTTCACGGTGCTCGCACATACCGAAGGCGCACCTGTTGCCGCCATGGCCGATGAGTCCCGCAAGTTGTATGGCGTGCAGTGGCATCCGGAAGTCAAGCATTCGCCGCTCGGCCAGAAGCTCATCGAGAACTTCCTGCACCGCTGCGCCGCGTTGCCCAACGATTGGGATGCCTCCTCCATTATTGAGGACCAGGTCAAGAAAATCCGCGAGAAGGTCGGCGATGCCGAAGTAATCTGCGGTCTGTCTGGTGGTGTGGATTCTGCCGTTGCCGCCGCTCTGGTACACAAGGCCATTGGAGACCAACTCACCTGCGTGTTCGTGGATCACGGTCTGCTGCGCAAGGGCGAGGTCGAGCAGGTCAAGCATGACTTCGTGGCCGCCACCGGCATCAAGCTCATCACCGTGGACGCGGCCGATGACTTCCTCAAGGCGCTGAAGGGCGTCTCCGAGCCGGAACGTAAGCGCAAGATCATCGGCGAGAAGTTCATTCGCACGTTTGAAAAGGCCCAGCGTCAGGTACTCGAAGAGGCCGGCGCCCGCGGCAAGGAAGTCAAGTTCCTCGTGCAGGGCACGCTCTACCCGGATGTCGTTGAATCCGGCGGTGGCGACGGCGCAGCCAACATCAAGTCTCACCACAATGTCGGCGGCCTGCCCAAGGACATCAAGTTCCAGCTCATCGAGCCGCTACGCACCCTGTTCAAGGATGAGGTGCGTGCCATCGGCACCGAACTTGGTCTGCCCGACGAAATCGTATGGCGTCAGCCCTTCCCAGGCCCCGGCTTGGGTATCCGTATCATCGGCGAAATCACCAAGGAACGTCTTGATCTGCTGCGTGAAGCCGATGCCATCGCCCGTGAGGAGCTTTCCAAGGCCGGCCTTGACCGTGACATCTGGCAGTGCCCGGTCGTGCTGCTGGCCGATGTCCATTCCGTCGGCGTGCAGGGAGACGAGCGTACATATGGCTCCCCCATCGTGCTGCGTCCGGTGTCTTCCGAAGACGCCATGACCGCTGACTGGTCTCGCGTGCCTTATGACGTGCTGGCCACGATTTCCACGCGCATCACCAACGAGTGCCGCCAGATCAATCGCGTCGTGCTGGATTGCACCTCCAAGCCGCCCGCCACTATTGAGTGGGAGTAA